The Sorangiineae bacterium MSr11954 DNA segment GGAATTGGGCCGGCGCTGGGCACTCGTGCGACAACGTCATCGTCGAACGCGTGCACACCGCGGGCGACCTGGGCTCGAAGTGGTCAGACTTCGGGCCCTTCTCTTTTTTCAGGCGGTCATCCCAAATCGTCCCAGAACCGGCGCGCGGTGGCCAACTACGTCACGAGACCGGCCTGCCCGAAATTCCCCGCTTCGAGGCGCCCGCCAACAGACTACGCGATCTGGTACTTCCCCGCCGACGACCTGTTCGTGGACCGCGTGCATACGGTCAGCCCTCGCACACTCCCGAACCTCACCGCGATGATCGACGTTCTGGACTATCACCGCGTCGGCGCGCAGCCGGTCTGGGGCGAGCACGCGTGGCTGGACATCTGCACCAGGCTCCGCCGCCGCCTATCCGATGAACACTTCCAGCGCTTCGCCCACGGCATGCGCATGTGGGCCTCCACCGCGAGCCTGCAGATCCTCAACCACATCCAAGACACGCCGGTGGGCATCTCACAGTACGAGACCATCCGCCGACACACCAGCGGCATGAACCCGTGCCTAGACGTCGCCGACGCCACCAACCTCGGGCCAGCCACCCCGGCTGAATTCAACCAGCCCGCGGTCCAGAAGCTGCGCATGCACGCGAACAACGTGTCAACGGCCACCGAAAACTGACCCATCTCGGCCATCAAAAACTGACCCACCCCGCCGCGATGGGGGGCACTCACCGCGTGAGCGCCGGCACCTCCTGGGTCGCTTTGGGTTTGCTCTCGTCAGATCTTGAATCTGTCTTTTTGGTGGCCGCGGCCGGGACACGGTCTCCCGGACCGCGAGTGACGAGGACCTCCGCATGCTGGGCCAGACGGTCCAGGAGTGCGGCCGTCAGCTTGTCGTCGACGAAGACCCGGTTCCATTCACTAAAAGCCAGATTCGATGTGATCACCGTTGCGCACCGTTCGTGCCGGGTGGACAAGACGTCGAAGAGCAGCTCTCCGCCGGCTTTTTCAAACGGTACAAAGCCAAGTTCGTCCACCACCAAGAGTGAAACCCTTCGCAGTCGCTCTTGCAGGCGAGAAAGAGCGCGTGCATCCCGGGCCTCGGTCAGTGCCCGGACCAAGTCGGAGGCGCGGTAAAAGAGCACGTGGTGGCCGCGCTTGATGGCCTCGATGGCGAGCGCGATGGCCAAGTGCGTTTTTCCGGTGCCCACGGGGCCCAAGATCACGATGTTGCGCGCCGTCGGAATCCAGGCACCACGAGCCAAGTCTTCGACGCGGGCGCGTTCGAGACCGTGTGGCCTCCGCCAATCGAATTGCGACATCGTTTTGTGCACGGGCAGACGAGCCGCTCGCATGCGGCGCCCAATCGCGTGCTCGGCGCGGACTGCGAGCTCGGCGTCGAGCAACGCCCGCAAGTACTGCAACGGTGACCAGCCTTCGGCCAGCGATTGACGTCCCAGCGTTTCGCACTCTCGTGCGACGGTCGGCAGCTTGAGTACGCGCGTATGGGCGCGTACGGCGGCCAAGAGCACGTTGTCGGTGCTCATGCCGATGCCCTCTCGAGAAGCACGTCGTAGCGCGATAGGTCGGGCGTCTCGACCGCGTATTCCGATAAT contains these protein-coding regions:
- a CDS encoding terpene synthase family protein, producing the protein MANYVTRPACPKFPASRRPPTDYAIWYFPADDLFVDRVHTVSPRTLPNLTAMIDVLDYHRVGAQPVWGEHAWLDICTRLRRRLSDEHFQRFAHGMRMWASTASLQILNHIQDTPVGISQYETIRRHTSGMNPCLDVADATNLGPATPAEFNQPAVQKLRMHANNVSTATEN
- the istB gene encoding IS21-like element helper ATPase IstB, whose amino-acid sequence is MSTDNVLLAAVRAHTRVLKLPTVARECETLGRQSLAEGWSPLQYLRALLDAELAVRAEHAIGRRMRAARLPVHKTMSQFDWRRPHGLERARVEDLARGAWIPTARNIVILGPVGTGKTHLAIALAIEAIKRGHHVLFYRASDLVRALTEARDARALSRLQERLRRVSLLVVDELGFVPFEKAGGELLFDVLSTRHERCATVITSNLAFSEWNRVFVDDKLTAALLDRLAQHAEVLVTRGPGDRVPAAATKKTDSRSDESKPKATQEVPALTR